The genomic region GAtcaccctcccccccctTTCCAGTAATGGAGTGAGGGCCTGCACGAGGGTAAACACGCGCCGGACATTGAGCGTCATCACGTCGTCCCATGCCGTGTCGGAATGCTCTGCGAATGGCGCGTCGTATGTCCTCCCAGAGTTGTTTACTAATACATGGAGGACACCTTCTTTGGCAATCTCGCTTTTGACCCGCTGACATTCGGCAAAGTCGCTCAGGTCCGCAGGGAGGGATATGCATTGTCCGGGGCCGAGCGCGTTGAGTTCCGCAGCAGTCGCGTCGCACGTCGTGGATGTCCGAGAGGAGATGTAGACTCTCGCCCCGTTCTGGACGAAGCCGGTGGCAATCTCGGTCAGAGGGGGCGAAGAGTGGCGCTCACCATCTTGCCGATGCCGCGCGCACCGCCCGTCACAAGCACCACCTGGCATCAGCATCCGATTCCCACTGGGGCGGCGAGACTCACCGTGCCCCGAGGCAAGCCAAAGAGGCTCTGTACGTCCAATGCCGGTGGCTCGTATGCGGTCATGTGTGGTGATGTGAGTAGGAGGGTGGGTGATGTGAGTAGGAGGTGGGTTGTGTGAGTAGGAGGTGGGGTGAGATCGTGAGTACGAGTATCGCGAGATCTTGAGATCTTGAGATCTGGCTGGGCCTTAGCCTCTGCGTCGGCATCGCGGCTGAGCAACACGCCGCTCTATCGGGATTGTTCTACGGCCTTGTCGGGGTGTGGAATCCCGAGTGTCCCGCCTGCCCACCCAACATTCCACTCCTCACGAACGTACGTCATTTTCGCGATAGTGTCAGGTGACCTGTACCGGGCCGTACGGAGCGCTTGCTTCTGGCACGCTTCGGCATCTCTTATCACATGTTGGTGTCCCATTCCGCGGCCTAGGCGATGGACATTGCGAGGATGTCGTCCTGAGGTTGGGTAATTGACTTCACAGAGGGCCAGACCCCAGGGACGCCGAGGATATTAATATCTAGTGTACAGGCTGGATCCTGACTGTGTCATGCGCGGCTTACGTTCTTGTGTCGACGTGAGCAGTCAGTTCCGCGCGCAGGCAAATATGCCATTTCATACATACAAAATCCTACCTCATCTCCCCTATACTCCTACTGCGGTCGGCCCACCGTTTCTTGTCCCGTACCACCCCAGCGTGGCCGCCGACTTCCCTCTGTTCGGCGCGGGTAAGCTTCCGCACAGTCCCGCTGGCATTGACGATATGCAGTGCGCGGAGGTTATACAGGTGTGCCCACTGGGGCACGGACGCGAGTTCCGAGGCATGCACGCGCTCAAAGTTCTTCCAGAACGACACGGCCTCTTTGATTCGTGTGAGCTGTTTTAGCGAGTTCGTACAACCACGAACCATGGATCCGGGCGCGATGGACTGGGTGAATTCCTGTCggaggacggcgcggtTGACGGGCCGGTCCCAG from Cutaneotrichosporon cavernicola HIS019 DNA, chromosome: 2 harbors:
- a CDS encoding uncharacterized protein (Enoyl-(Acyl carrier protein) reductase) → MTAYEPPALDVQSLFGLPRGTVVLVTGGARGIGKMIATGFVQNGARVYISSRTSTTCDATAAELNALGPGQCISLPADLSDFAECQRVKSEIAKEGVLHVLVNNSGRTYDAPFAEHSDTAWDDVMTLNVRRVFTLVQALTPLLERGGRVINIGSMYGISVTANESFAYCASKAALHQLGRHLALHLGPRGITVNTLALGAFPTDMLTASLENSVEEIAQGVPLRRLGQASDIAGTCIYLASRAGAWTTGAIIPVDGGSMVVPQGVL